From a region of the Gossypium raimondii isolate GPD5lz chromosome 10, ASM2569854v1, whole genome shotgun sequence genome:
- the LOC105777980 gene encoding cytochrome P450 CYP94D108, translated as MAMDLFFSAQSLLLLSLIFLYSYYFCLHHKKKGNDQGFKSYPILGALPEFLRNRHRFLDWTTEILIRCPTNTAVFRRPGKIHGIITANPLNVEHVLKTNFENYPKGERFIWLLKDFLGQGIFNSDGDLWKIQRKTASYEFNTKSLRNFIMDNVRLEISTRLIPVLNKALETNQVLDLQEVLEQFAFDNICKLAFNVDPGCLGGDGTSGSGFMHAFEEAATLSSGRFMNAFPFLWKIRKIFNMGSEKNLKKSIEIVHEFADNIIKTRLQSKDQSKDEDLLSRFITSYDNSPQFLRDIIISFILAGRDTTSSALTWFFWLLSLNPNVEKNIITELETIRTRNGKNIGDGYTFDELRDMHYLHAAVSESLRLYPPVPVDTKACLNSDILPDGTFIGKEWFFTYHAYAMGRMEAIWGKDCNEYLPERWLDETGNCKQESPFRFPIFHGGPRMCLGKDMAYIQMKSIVAAMLERFVVEVQGNDKCPQHLLSLTLRMKGGLPIRVRER; from the coding sequence ATGGCAATGGACCTCTTTTTCTCAGCACAATCTTTACTACTCCTTTCTCTTATCTTTCTTTATTCTTACTACTTTTGTTTACACCATAAGAAGAAGGGTAATGATCAAGGGTTCAAAAGTTACCCCATACTCGGTGCCTTGCCCGAGTTTTTGAGGAACCGACATCGGTTCCTTGATTGGACGACCGAGATTTTAATCCGGTGTCCAACTAACACTGCTGTTTTTCGTCGTCCTGGTAAGATCCATGGGATCATTACTGCCAACCCTTTGAATGTCGAGCATGTTCTCAAGACCAACTTCGAGAACTACCCCAAAGGGGAACGATTCATTTGGCTTCTCAAGGACTTCCTTGGCCAAGGTATCTTCAACTCCGATGGTGATTTATGGAAGATTCAAAGGAAGACGGCTAGCTACGAATTCAACACCAAATCGCTTCGTAATTTCATCATGGACAACGTCAGGCTCGAGATTTCAACGAGGCTGATTCCGGTCTTGAACAAGGCTTTGGAAACGAATCAGGTACTTGATTTACAAGAGGTTTTGGAGCAATTCGCGTTTGATAATATATGTAAATTGGCTTTCAATGTCGACCCTGGTTGTCTCGGCGGCGATGGAACATCTGGTTCCGGTTTCATGCATGCCTTTGAAGAGGCTGCCACGCTTAGTTCCGGTAGGTTCATGAATGCTTTCCCGTTTTTATGGAAGATAAGGAAGATTTTCAACATGGGATCGGAGAAAAACTTGAAGAAATCAATCGAAATCGTTCACGAATTCGCCGATAACATCATAAAAACACGATTACAATCCAAAGACCAAAGCAAAGACGAAGATTTACTATCCAGGTTCATTACAAGCTACGACAATTCACCTCAGTTTCTCCGAGATATAATCATAAGCTTCATATTAGCGGGACGAGACACCACATCATCAGCTTTGACTTGGTTCTTTTGGCTTCTATCACTAAACCCAAACGTcgaaaaaaacataataactgAACTCGAAACGATTCGAACCCGAAACGGCAAAAACATCGGAGACGGATACACATTCGATGAACTACGAGACATGCACTATCTACACGCAGCGGTTTCAGAGAGTTTAAGATTATACCCACCAGTTCCTGTCGACACAAAAGCTTGTCTAAACAGCGACATACTACCAGACGGGACATTTATAGGGAAAGAATGGTTTTTCACTTACCATGCGTATGCAATGGGGCGAATGGAAGCTATATGGGGAAAAGATTGCAATGAATACTTGCCTGAAAGATGGCTTGATGAAACTGGGAACTGCAAACAAGAGAGTCCATTTCGATTTCCCATATTCCATGGTGGACCAAGGATGTGTTTAGGGAAAGACATGGCGTATATTCAGATGAAATCGATTGTAGCAGCAATGTTGGAAAGGTTTGTGGTAGAGGTACAAGGGAATGACAAGTGTCCTCAACACTTGTTGTCTTTAACTCTTAGGATGAAAGGTGGGTTACCAATTAGGGTAAGGGAAAGATAA